From Anaerolineae bacterium:
GCTACCGCGGCACCGACGACGCCGACATCAACCGCTACTCCGACTCCCTGAACACAGGAAGCGATCCATCCCTGCGCATCGCCTCCGACGGCTCCCGCCGCTCCCTCATCCGCTTTCAAATGCCCAGCCTGCCGATGGATATCACCGTCACTCAGGCTGTCCTGCGCCTGTACGTCACCTACACTTCCACGCCGGCCTACCCCATGCAGGTACGGCTCTTCCGCATTCACAAAATGTGGCTGGAATCCGACGTGACCTGGCGAGAAGCGGTCATGGCCCAACCTTGGGAACTGCCAGGCTGTGATCATGTGCCGCTGGACCGCGCCGGCACCCCCTCTGCGCAGGGACAGATGGATGCCGCCGGCCAGTGGCTGGCCCTCGACCTGACGTCCGATGTGATGGTATGGCTGAATGACCCTACCGCTAACCACGGGGTGATCCTGATCGGCGCCGGCGACCATACCGTCCAGTACAACCTCGCTTCCAGCGAATACCCCCAACTCAGCTACCGCCCCGAACTGTGCATCACCTACCTGGAAGCGACGCCCACACCCACGATCACGCCCACCGGCACATCAACCCATACGCCCACGCCGACACGCACCTTCACACCCACACCTACCGTGACCCCCACACCCACCCGCAGCGCCGGCGACATCTACGGCATGGTATGGCACGATATCAACGGCAACCGCCTGCGCGACCATGATGAACCGCCTCTGCCCAATGCGCAGATCATCCTGCGCACGCCGGCCGGCGCCCTGATGATGCTCCAGACCACCGGCGGCGACGGCCTGTACCGCATGGAAAACATCGTCCCCAGTATATACTGGCTCCAGGAAATCGACCCGCCCGGGTATATCTCCACCACACCCAACGACTGGATGGTGCCGGTGTTTGCCAATACCTCTATCGAGGTCAATTTTGGCGACCGCCTGGCGCCCACCCCGACCCCGACCAGCACCGCGACGGCCACCCCCGTCCCCTGTCGCGATGCGTATGAGCCGGACGACACGCCGGCCCAGGCCCGCGCGATTTCCCCGCTGGCTACCCCACAGCACCACAATATCCACGCGGCCGGCGACATTGATTATGTCAAATTCACAGCCTTCGCCGGCAGTACCTACCTCATCCGCACGGCCAACCTGGGCGGAGGCCTCATCAATGATACGCGGCTCCGCCTCCTGGCGCCAGACGGCGTGACCATCCTCGCCGAAAACGACGATGACCCGACCAATCCGCCGGCCTCCGCCATCCAGTGGATCTGCCCCGCTTCGGGCGTCTACTTCGCCGCAGTGTCACAGTTCAATCCCGCCGTTGGCGGATGTGACATTACATATGATATACTTGTCCGCGAGATGACGCCGGCGCCCAGCCCAACGCCGACAGCCACGCCCACGCGCGGCGCGCAGCGTGCCTGTCTGCCGCTGATCTGGCGCCAGTAATGCCGGCCCGCACAGCATGAGGCTGACCCCTCGGAGCAGAGAGAAGGAGAGAGACCAATGACGGTGGCAGAAAACAAATCCCCCCAGCCTGTTCGTCTGACGCTGTGGCAGCGCTTCACAGGAAGCATCACCACCAGCTTCCTGCTCGCATTTGTCCTGACCCTATTTCTGGCGCTGGCCGGCACCCTTCTCTTGCGCTACCGCGACTCCCTCGCCGATGTCGAGCGCCAGGAATCGCGCTTGGCAAACCTGCTTGCACAGAGCCTGAATGCCCATATCCGACAGCATGCCGAACTTGCTCAGACACTGGCCACTGCCATTTCCCTGGATGAACGCATTCAGGGTGCTTTCTCCAACCAAGACCGAGAGTCCCTGCTGCAAATATCCCAGACATACTGGCAGGCGCTCAGCCTTTCCTACCCCGTGGCCCAGTTTCATTTTCACTTGCCGCCGTCCACCTCATTCTTGCGCGTTCATCAGCCGGATAAGTACGGCGATTCCCTGGCAGACCGCCCCATGGTGGTGGAAGCGATTGCCAACCGCAAGCCTATCGCCGGCGTCGAATGGGGCAGAGCAGGCCTCTCCATCCGGGGCATTGCCCCTGTCTTCTATCTGGATCGCTTCATCGGCACGGTGGAGATCGGGATCGCGTTCACTGATCAGCTCCTTCGCGACCTGAACTTTTCCGATAAGGAGGTCCCGTATCGCATACGGATATTGGCCGTTGACCTGGCGCGCCTGCGCGCCGGCGATCCCAACTCCCTGACCCCCATTGCGGCAAGCGAGTACTATCAGCCAGCTATTGACCTGGACCTGTATCGAACGATGGCGGAAAGCGGCATTCCCCAACATACCTATACCACGGTGGGCGGACGCCGATACTACGTTTACCTGTACCCCGTGAAAGACTTCGCCGGCCAGGTTGCCGCCGTAGCGGAAATCTTGATGGACCACGCCGCCCTGTTGGAACCCATCCGACGCTCCATGATCTCCGATATCATCCTGCGCGCAGTCCTGCTGGTGGGCGTCAGTCTTCTTGTTTGGCTCATGC
This genomic window contains:
- a CDS encoding DNRLRE domain-containing protein; protein product: MSRRIPPLAGTLILLSICLAGQLNTSALPPPPSLPRPQPAAGPSITVCLRQDVSGYRGTDDADINRYSDSLNTGSDPSLRIASDGSRRSLIRFQMPSLPMDITVTQAVLRLYVTYTSTPAYPMQVRLFRIHKMWLESDVTWREAVMAQPWELPGCDHVPLDRAGTPSAQGQMDAAGQWLALDLTSDVMVWLNDPTANHGVILIGAGDHTVQYNLASSEYPQLSYRPELCITYLEATPTPTITPTGTSTHTPTPTRTFTPTPTVTPTPTRSAGDIYGMVWHDINGNRLRDHDEPPLPNAQIILRTPAGALMMLQTTGGDGLYRMENIVPSIYWLQEIDPPGYISTTPNDWMVPVFANTSIEVNFGDRLAPTPTPTSTATATPVPCRDAYEPDDTPAQARAISPLATPQHHNIHAAGDIDYVKFTAFAGSTYLIRTANLGGGLINDTRLRLLAPDGVTILAENDDDPTNPPASAIQWICPASGVYFAAVSQFNPAVGGCDITYDILVREMTPAPSPTPTATPTRGAQRACLPLIWRQ